Genomic DNA from Bosea sp. (in: a-proteobacteria):
GGCGCACGAAGCGGAGCTGACGCCTATGGTGGCGGCGCCCCCAGGCGCGGGCCGCACGGCCATCCAGGAGGCAGGCGCGCGTTGCATCCCGCTCACCTGCGAGCCGGGTCGGCGCTCGCCGCGTGCGCTCGCGCGCGCGGCGCAGGAACTGAAGGGCGTCATCCAGGCGCACAAGCCCGTGATCGTGCAGGTCCAGGGCATCGGAACCTTGCTGGCGGGCGCGCTCGCCGCGCGGCTTGCCGGCCATGAGCGGCTAGTCTGCGCCTTCAACGGGCTGGGCTTGCTGGCGGCGCAGGCCAATGCGTTCGGTGACGGAATGCGGCTGGCGGCGCGGCTGTTCAGATCGGCGATGCTGGACCGGCCCGGAACCCGGCTGGTCTTCGACAATCCCGATGACGCGGCGCTACTGGCTCCGGGCAGCAACGGGGCAGCCGTGAGCATCATCCTCGGCGCGGGGGTCGATCCGCTGATCCACAGCCCCGAGCCGATGCCGTGGTCGCCGCCGCTGAAGCTCGCCTTCGCCTCGCCCCTGCTCTGGGTGAACGGCCCAGAAATCGCTGTCGAGGCCATCAGACGCGCCCGCGCCGCTGGCGCCGAGGTGACGCTTTCCCTGATCGGCGCGGCTCTGCCGCCGGGACGGCGCACCGTGCCGGCCGCGACGCTGCAGGCCTGGAGCCGGCAGCCGGGCGTGGGCTGGTTCGCCCCGCCCGCCGACCCGGCCCAGATCTGGCGACAGCATCACGCCCTGGTGCTGCCCTCGCGCGGGGGCGACGGCCTGCCCGGCCTCATGACCGAGGCCGCTTCCGGCGGGAGGCCCGTTCTCACCAGCGATGTCGGAGGCTGCGGCTCCTTCATCCGCGACGGCATCGATGGTCGCGTCACGCCCGTCAACGATGCCAGCGCCCTCGCCGCCGCCATGGTCGAACTCGCCCGCGCCCCGAGCCTGGTCGAGCGCATGGGGCGGGCCGCGCGCGAGCGCGTTCTCGGCGGCTACACCGAACGCGATGTGATGAACGGGCACAAGAAGCTCTGGCGCGCCATGCTCACCGGCGGGCCTGCTCCATGATCCAGCCTCCAGGCCATGACCCGGCGGCCCGGCGCGCCTTCATCCTCGCCAATACGAGGCCGCTCATCGTGCCTCATGCGCCCGAGTTGCGCCTGCATCTTGCGGACGAGGCGACCGAGCTGTGGCGCAGGACCGAAGAAGAGCTGGGCGCGATCGGCCTGCCGCCGCCCTTCTGGGCCTTCGCCTGGGCTGGTGGTCAGGCCCTCGCCCGCTGGGTGCTCGACAATCCCGGGGCGGTCGCCGGCAAGGCCGTGCTCGACTTCGCCTCCGGCTCGGGCCTCGTCGCCATCGCGGCGGCGCGGGCGGGCGCCCTGGCCGTCGAGGCCGCGGACATCGACGCTTACGCCATCGCCGCGATGCAGATCAACGCCGCCCTCAACGGCGTCGCCATCAGCCCCTTGCCGGAGAACCAGATCGGCCGCGACGCCGGCTGGGACACGGTTCTGGCAGGGGACATCTGCTATGAGCGCGATCTGGCAGGGCGTGTCGCCGACTGGCTGGCCAGCCTCGCGCGGCGCGGCGCGCGGGTCCTGATCGGCGATCCGGGGCGGAGCTATCTGCCAAGGGAGCGGCTGACCCTGATCGCCACCTATGAGGTGCCGGTCACCCGCGAGCTTGAGGATGCCGAGATCAAGAAGAGCAGCGTCTGG
This window encodes:
- a CDS encoding glycosyltransferase family 4 protein; translation: MASILFIIPDDRIFAHRHRPLLRAAHEAELTPMVAAPPGAGRTAIQEAGARCIPLTCEPGRRSPRALARAAQELKGVIQAHKPVIVQVQGIGTLLAGALAARLAGHERLVCAFNGLGLLAAQANAFGDGMRLAARLFRSAMLDRPGTRLVFDNPDDAALLAPGSNGAAVSIILGAGVDPLIHSPEPMPWSPPLKLAFASPLLWVNGPEIAVEAIRRARAAGAEVTLSLIGAALPPGRRTVPAATLQAWSRQPGVGWFAPPADPAQIWRQHHALVLPSRGGDGLPGLMTEAASGGRPVLTSDVGGCGSFIRDGIDGRVTPVNDASALAAAMVELARAPSLVERMGRAARERVLGGYTERDVMNGHKKLWRAMLTGGPAP
- a CDS encoding methyltransferase, with protein sequence MIQPPGHDPAARRAFILANTRPLIVPHAPELRLHLADEATELWRRTEEELGAIGLPPPFWAFAWAGGQALARWVLDNPGAVAGKAVLDFASGSGLVAIAAARAGALAVEAADIDAYAIAAMQINAALNGVAISPLPENQIGRDAGWDTVLAGDICYERDLAGRVADWLASLARRGARVLIGDPGRSYLPRERLTLIATYEVPVTRELEDAEIKKSSVWRLEG